The Silene latifolia isolate original U9 population chromosome Y, ASM4854445v1, whole genome shotgun sequence sequence TATGTTAGATAAACATGAATGAATGATGATTTAGTTAAAGATGGAGATGTAGGGGAATAAGAGGAAAAGGACTTAAAAAAGGGTACTTTTGTCTTTTACTCGGGCGATATTAGCAATTTTGGggcgacaaaaagaaaaagtgaaCTACCCACTACCTCAATACCTCATTCTCCTCCTTGACTTATCCCGTTCTCACTCCCCATTCCTCAAACTCCAACATTTAACCCAAAAAAAAACAACTATACACATCTCCAGGGGCGGATGTACTTGGTAACATGGGGTTGCTCATGTTACCCCAACTCCAAGAAATTAAATAAGGATAATTGTTTTTGCTACCCACAACAACCAATCAAATTGGTCTTATCTaaagaaacaaataaaaaaataaaaaaattaataacaTCTAAAGAAAGGCAGGAAGCTTTGacgtattatttttattattattttatttacttcCCCAAAAAATCAACTATTATTCAACTTTTTATTCCCTTCTTTATTCCCAAATCCCAAAACTCCCCTTCAATCTTATTGTTTCCTATTTTCTTACCCAGTTACCCAGCCCCAATATTTTTCAATTCTCATCAATCTCCATTGTTGATCTGTTATTGACGCTCAAGCCTTACTCTATTTTGAGGTAACTATGTATTTAATTTTTATATTACATATTGTTGTATTACAATTAATTTTGTTTGCCAATTTCTATTAATTTTAACTTTTGATACTTATACTTAATCCTTCATCTACTTTATACGAATTAGGCTTTACACTTATGCTTGAAGTAGACAAGTAGTGTAGGAATGTTTGTATTAATTGTTTTATGTTTAGGATTCACTCATGCTAGTTCTTAAAAATTAGGTTTTGGAATCCCTAAATTCAGAAAATTAAATCAAATCAACCTTTTTCTTATAATTTAtaagtaaataattaaattaaatagttTTAATGTGGTgctttgtctatttgattatattttcaaaatgaaaagAATTAACACCACTCCTATTACGAGTTTTTTTGCGAAAAAACAACGTAATGAACCCGCCCAAACTCAATCTAATTCAAGGCCATTTGTAGACATTCCGGAAACAACTAATGAAGAGACGACAAATTCTGGTATTCCTGATCTTGAAACTAATATTGAAGAGGATAGTGAAATTGAAATGGAAAGTAATTCAAGTTCTACTATAGAACCAATTATAGGTAGATTAACTGAATTTGATATTGCTTCTCTTCCAAAAGATCCTGGGTTAAGGAGAAAGTTGACTGATTTTCACATTAACGATCGTGATATAATAAGAAGGGAGTATATTCGAAGAGGTTCTTGTCAACCTCGTGGCTATAAATTTCCTAAAACAAAACGTAATTTCGTCTCTTCATGGTTTGACAAGTTTAAACCTTGGCTGGAGTATAGTATCGAAAAGGATGGGGCATATTGTTTTGTATGTTATTTATTCAAGAGTGACACTTCATCTGAAAGGGAAACCTTTGTAAGTGGGGGGTTTAGAACTTGGGGTAAACCCAAAGCACTAGATAAACATGTTGGTAATCACAAGAGTGCTCATAATAATGCCATGAAGAATTTTGATGCTTTTAATAGACAAAAGTCGTCTATTGCTTGTTGCTTTGAAAACTTTACAAATGAAGTTAAAAGTGATTATCGTATTCGATTAGAAGCTTCGATTCAAGCAATGAGGTACATTTGTCTACAAGGTTTGGCCTCTCGTGGTCATGATGAAAGCGAGAAATCATTAAACCGAGGCAATTTTCTTGAACTTGTGAAGTTATTAGCAAAATGTGATGACAATGCGGCAAGAGTTATTTTGCAAAATTCACCCGGAAATTGTATACTTACCTCTCATCCAATTCATAAAGATATTATTACTGCTTTTGCTCAAGAGACTACCAAAAAGATAATGGAAGAGTTGAATGGTGGGTTTTTTGGCATTCTTGCTGACGAGTCAGCTGATATGTCGGATAAAGAACAAATGGCTCTTTGTATAcggtatgttgataaaatgggaGGAGTAAAAGAAAGATTTTTAGGTATTGTACATGTAGATGAGATGACCTCAGTGACCCTTAAAGTTGCCATTGATACATTACTTCTTGAGCACTCTCTTACTCTTTCTAGTGTTCGAGGTCAAGGTTATGATGGTGctagctgtaacacccccatactccaagtgccttaccaggaccactcaggtatgaagacattaccatctcggttacccgaggcaatgataatcaaacaacaataaagaaacaacgtttattataaatagtttaacgaatagttacaatccatgaaaccaactaaaagtacgatacattattctcaaacgatgtctaatcaaatgtaaataaactaaggctacaaatgaagactcctatcatcatgtcgtggcatcccagctatcccaggactcatctcaatacctgctcaatatctgctcaccatccccgaatggatcaccgcagtttacaaaacaacaccgggtcgactaatcacacaatcaatatagataacaataataagataaacagacaaacaactggcacacacacacacacacacaccaactcccatcatctcaatatcttgaccgtccaccggaccacccgctggggaccgcagccgttcccacctaagccccgctcatcatacgagcgataaccctgtcccattaatgtgcacatccccttccgtggcgggttccacgaagggcgaaactagggcgtgaagtcactcccgcaagtgaccccactcagccgagaacgcatctcgagaaccatcaacagcaatcacaaccacaaacacagtacaatcattatatcaaacaaccaaatacaaagacatcaccaatatcccattatgggactaatacgagtaggaaatcctaccgaaagcacaacaagcagacgtaTCTACAaagtatcaaaacgcctcttctacgaaccctcctcctatcacataacacatagagactacacatcacatactacacacaaaaacccccaatccctaaattagggtttaaccaatcttaacaaaacattataaaaattgtattaaaagcttaccctcgacgcaaggaactcaacgacgcgaactacgacaagaactcgaccgtctcgaactccggaattgctaagaatgcgattaggaagatgaatcggtcgctttctctcttaaacagggttttaggttttgtaaaagtgatttaaaacaatgacgattatgtttaaataccttaatcgcataattaacaaaacccgagaaaactccccgtaaaccggacactcgatcgagtacccaaggtactcgatcgagtaccccttactcgatcgagtaccccagctactcgatcgagtacccaacagtcgaaactattttatttcgcaacttacccttactgatcgagtaagggctactcgatagagtaccccaagacttataaatacggagtattacagtcttccctccttaaaaggaacttcgtccccgaagttcaaaccactactaaacaaaggtactcccctaacattcccgactcagcaaccggacataaaacatgatactaacccaacttatcccgacaaacctcccgacacaacatataaaaggtgtataaaactcttaaaaactctcgcgatcatctccaacccccctaaaagaaacaaggttacgtccccgtaaccatacatacctgatcaaagaggaaagggtaacgctctttcatagcttcctctggctcccatgtagcttcctcggtctcgtggttagaccaaaggatattaagcaaaactgtctcaccactcctagtctttctaacctttcggtctagaatctgcttaggcacctcaaggtatgataaagactcatctagctctaagctctctgcctccaacacatgtgacgggtcactcacatacttccgcagctgcgatacatgaaacacattatgcactctctccaacgcagctggtaaagccaaacgataagcaacttccccaactcgctctaagatctcataaggccctataaacttctgacttagcttgcctttcttcccaaatctcataactccacgcatcggagacactttcagaagaaccttgtccccaacttgaaactctatgtcccgacgatgaagatctgcataactcttttgtcgatcctgggctgctcgcatccgttccctgatcatcttaatctgttccaccatctcatgcaccatctctggtcctaaaaccactgcctcaacactatcgtcccaacagattggactcctacatctcctcccatacaaggcctcaaacgatgccataccaatactggtgtgatagttgttgttgtaagaaaactctatcaagtccaacctctgctcccagctaccaccaaaatccatcacacaagctcgcaacatatcctcaagagtcttgattgttctctcgccTACCTACTCTGTCGCAGatgaaatgtcgtactcatcttcaaagtcgttcccaacgattcccgcaactccttccaaaaccttgtctgtccggacactatgtccttagggactccatgtaacttaagcacgttctttcgataggccatagccaattgtgccttagtccatgtatctttcattgaacaaagtgagtgacttggtcgacgatccactatcacccaaatcatgttgttaccttgttgactcttaggcaaacccacaatgaaatccatggaaatggattcccacttccactcaggcacctctaaagaccgaatcttaccttgtggtcttctctgttcccctttaactctccggcatgtcaaacaacgggacacaaactcactgtctctttcttcatcccaggccaccaaaacgcttttcttcaaatccttgtatagcttgtctccaccgatGAATCAATATGATGTGCAATGCGCTtcgtcatgatcgtctttttcaactcctcatcattaggaacacaccacctaccatcaaacctcaaactaccatctcgtatgaatagaaaaccggacactgtccctttctaccccactctccactccactatcttaggatccaaagcccgcttatcccgaatatcatcataaaactccggatgtatcgtcatatcacccatggcatctcctttcgcatcatatgtatcccaaagctcgctacctcatcctcacctcatcaaagatagagttgtacacaaggaatgtacactcttcctactcaaagcatcaacaacaacattggccttcccttcatggtagatgatttccatgtcgtaatcgccaatcaactccatccacctcctctgtctcatgttcaactccttctgcgtgaagatgtacttaagactcttgtgatccgaaaataccttaaagattgctccataaaggtaatgtctccaaatcttgagagcaaacaccaccgcacccaactccgcaTCATGAGTAgagtagttctcctcataaggcttcaacgcctagaagcataggcaatcaccttaccattctcgcattaacacacatcccaacccattcttcgaggcatctcgtataacctcgaaattctcgctcctttCAGTAATGCGAGGAcaagagctgtggtcaaacgctcctttaatgtttggaacgccgtctcacaactctcatcccaacgaaacctgttctctttcctcatcaacgctgtcatcggtctagctatcttggagaaatctttcacgaaccgtctgtagtatccagctaaacccaagaaactcctaacctcaagaacattcttctgtgcttcccactttgtcaccgcctcaatcttcgccggatccacaaatgactactccatctttagagattaaatgacccagaaaagcaactttctctaaccagaactcacacttggacagcttagcatacaactcatgatccctcaaagtctacaacacgatcctcagatgctcctcatgctcctccttagtcttagagtagactaagatatcatcgataaacactactacaaactggtccaagaactgtctgaagattctattcatcaaatccataaacactgccggcgcattagacaacccaaacggcatcaccacatactcataatggccataccttgacgtgaaagtcgtctttggtatgtccacctctctaatcttcaccgatggtaccccgacctcaaatcaatcttagaaaagatcgttgcaccgctcaaccgatcaaacaggtcatctatccttggcaaaggatacttgttctttatcgtcacacgttcactccacctcctcgtaatctatgcatagcctcaaactcccatctttcttctttacgaaaagaactcggtgctccccaaggcgatacacttggtctaatgtatcccttctctatcaaatcatccaactgcttcctaagttcctccatctccttagaacccatacggtacggtgccttagagattggccccgtccctggcttcaactcaacggtgaagtctatctccctcttcggtggcaaccccgaatCTCCTccgaaaaacatctcgcaaactctcccaccaccgtatctcatcaatcgtcggactctctatccggtcatctctcacatggcacaagatcaaaggacatcccttcctcatataagacttcaaggtgacagctacaatcaacttaactttgggtttgactagaaacccacgataagacacactaacacccttaggacctcgtaaggacactttcttttgatgacagtctatcttagctttatactttcctaaccaatccatcccaactatcatctcaaaaccgttaaaaggaaactctagcaagtccacaaggaaatcgacttgcccaactatcaaagatacatctctaaacaacctcccacacgatacagactcacccgaaggtatgaaaacttgctcactaacagactcatatactctcaaacccaactcgttttacatgactcaagacacaaacgatcgagaagccccgaatcaaacaaaacaaacgtaggaataccattaacaaggaatgtaccggtgataacgtgcgcatcttcctcaccgccttcttctccatcatgaataacttgccatcggtcttccgcccacctccccggacaagatcgggtgatgcggtcggcttagcacccgacccttgatttttgttgttgttcgtcggtgtctttcgataagaattaccgccgttgcggttgccttcactctgtaactcgacttccccggtttggccatgatccggtcACGGtccgttgctcgcgaagctcgtgcTTCTGTCTCGAAAGATcctgcactcgtgcactcatgtctcttgtggcctacgccaccacaaccaaagcagtcactccccaactattactcacactcccacggccacgcccaaaggaagccccaaagatcaaccccGACCTGAAGAAAACCCCTttgactgattgtggttgcctttcttgtaattagattggccaccaccctcgctctcgacttCCTCTTCTCCCCACCGACCTCtccccgagccatctccaccagccTCTccgctctcccggccctctcataggcttccttaacatcgcaaggatccccacgggtaacttatccataatcttggtagtcaaccctctctcaaacctcaatgccaggttctcctcactcaaacccatatcctcaagataccggacttctcattgaactcgtCTCGTAGTACTCGCCACGCTCATCTCTCGggcgtcatcttaaacttatcaaactcttcctcaacttactcctcacatgctccgcatttaactccttcctcacaaccctacgaaactcctcccaaggtatagcaggtaagccctggttggtgtatatctccttagcactcaccttcaccgaatcccaccacttgcctcgcCGCCTCCCTCGTATAGAACGcgcttgttccactctcatctcatcatgacaatgaaccaagtctaagatgttctccatctctctcaaccaactatcaagcagattaggctccccaactcccttgtactctttcgggttaaacctcgcaatatagaggccgattttagaatgatcaacctccttctccttactcttatccttgtcctcattcactctcttcgggtctcaagaagagcatcctggtgctctaacatcttaacgatgtcatccacggtcataagctcagctctcgcgtacaaagcgtttctcttgggcggcatcttgaagctatataagaaaggggtaaacataaacacgcgtactaaacctcaaaacatgaaaacacgatgcccagaacccactcgatcgagttcccaaacacactcgatcgagtaacgggctactcgatcgagtgccccacgtactcgatcgagtacccaaactccgcaaccaaacagaccttccgatctctttttctactcgatcgagtatctaggctactcgatcgagtgattttctactcgatcgagtacccctagttactcgatcgagtgccccaaaactcgattctgacTCAAAATCGcttaaaaacccacccgatcgagtcagccccactcgatcgagtaacccaaattcgtaagagctacccgcatattacgtcatatgctaacatgctaactttataaatcacatattatatcataacaatcatgctattaattgccacgttgtaaaacattcaacatgctaccatttcatcaacagtttctatatacatcatcacttttctttcacctctcaact is a genomic window containing:
- the LOC141631779 gene encoding uncharacterized protein LOC141631779, which codes for MKRINTTPITSFFAKKQRNEPAQTQSNSRPFVDIPETTNEETTNSGIPDLETNIEEDSEIEMESNSSSTIEPIIGRLTEFDIASLPKDPGLRRKLTDFHINDRDIIRREYIRRGSCQPRGYKFPKTKRNFVSSWFDKFKPWLEYSIEKDGAYCFVCYLFKSDTSSERETFVSGGFRTWGKPKALDKHVGNHKSAHNNAMKNFDAFNRQKSSIACCFENFTNEVKSDYRIRLEASIQAMRYICLQGLASRGHDESEKSLNRGNFLELVKLLAKCDDNAARVILQNSPGNCILTSHPIHKDIITAFAQETTKKIMEELNGGFFGILADESADMSDKEQMALCIRYVDKMGGVKERFLGIVHVDEMTSVTLKVAIDTLLLEHSLTLSSVRGQGYDGASYILREKQAEHVLKALQMGELISGSGLNQEKGLSRPSDTRWGSHFKTILSVFDLFSTIIDVLDAIGEFCDGIELVKVEKLAYTMQTFDYVFIGLLMIAILGITNTLSLALQKREQNIVNVVALIGVTKRNLQKIRDDGWENHMEKVTSFCLKHEIPVPSMSDKYVVPGRHKRGRTELDNLRHFRVDLFLSLIDQVLHEIDSRFDEHFEYQLGNFYEDVTHDDRFWNLKSLNELSMMLVETKKDLVHSKV